A section of the Pseudomonas fluorescens genome encodes:
- a CDS encoding sugar-binding transcriptional regulator, translated as MSDSTLRTASDIDLMTEVAMLYYLENVTQEAIAKRFDLSRAKVSRLLKRARDEGIVEVRVLQHPAMNNELEQALVERFRLDRALIAVDHSDADTQRSAVASLVANYLNKTLGDGMIVAVGMGRNVGAVADNVFLPVTRNCTFVCAIGGSLKAGEYMNPDHICRRLALRFGGESESLYAPALVANPELRSVLISNDTVRSTLDRARRADMALIGIGDMSENSNMVRMGWFSPQEIAQARLSGTVGDMMGYDFIDIHGQPAVNAIQGRVIGLTVQELVRIPDVVAIASENTKAAATLGALRSGVINTLATTVTNAHTILALDDATRKT; from the coding sequence ATGAGTGACAGTACCCTGCGCACCGCCAGTGATATCGATCTGATGACCGAAGTGGCGATGCTCTACTACCTTGAGAACGTCACTCAGGAAGCCATCGCCAAACGGTTTGACCTGTCCCGGGCCAAAGTCAGCCGGCTGCTCAAACGTGCACGCGATGAAGGGATTGTCGAGGTGCGGGTGTTGCAGCACCCGGCGATGAACAACGAGCTGGAGCAGGCGCTGGTGGAGCGTTTCCGGTTGGACCGCGCGTTGATCGCGGTGGATCACAGCGACGCCGATACCCAGCGCTCCGCCGTGGCCAGCCTGGTGGCCAACTACCTGAACAAGACCCTGGGCGACGGCATGATTGTCGCTGTGGGCATGGGACGCAATGTGGGCGCGGTGGCCGATAACGTGTTTTTGCCGGTGACGCGCAATTGCACGTTTGTCTGTGCCATTGGCGGTTCGCTCAAGGCCGGTGAATACATGAACCCCGACCACATCTGCCGACGCCTGGCCCTGCGCTTTGGTGGCGAGAGCGAAAGCCTGTACGCCCCGGCCCTGGTGGCCAACCCGGAACTGCGCAGTGTGTTGATCAGCAACGACACCGTACGCTCCACCCTCGACCGCGCGCGGCGTGCCGATATGGCGCTGATCGGCATTGGTGACATGAGCGAAAACAGCAATATGGTGCGCATGGGCTGGTTTTCACCCCAGGAAATCGCCCAGGCGCGCTTGTCCGGCACCGTGGGCGACATGATGGGCTACGACTTTATCGACATCCATGGCCAGCCGGCGGTCAACGCCATCCAGGGGCGTGTGATAGGGCTGACCGTGCAGGAGCTGGTGCGCATTCCCGATGTGGTGGCGATTGCCAGTGAAAACACCAAGGCGGCGGCAACGCTGGGGGCGTTGCGCTCGGGGGTGATCAATACCCTGGCAACCACAGTAACGAATGCCCACACCATCCTCGCGCTGGACGACGCAACCCGCAAAACCTGA
- a CDS encoding SDR family oxidoreductase, whose protein sequence is MSGFWNQAFDLSGRCAVITGGAAGIGLACASLLAERGARVALLDRDPAVAEVAASLGARHIGIAIDLRQLDQVQSSIDYVFAHFKRLDYLVNSAGVVMLDKAIDVSENAWDVTLDINLKASFFVAQACARHMLAQGSGRIVNLASQAAVIGLDRHVAYCASKAAIVGMTKVLAMEWAPHINVNAISPTIVETALGKKAWAGEVGERAKLQIPAGRFAQPDEIAGLALYLLSDAAQMITGANMVIDGGYSIQ, encoded by the coding sequence ATGTCTGGATTCTGGAACCAAGCCTTCGATCTCAGTGGCCGCTGCGCCGTGATCACCGGCGGGGCCGCGGGGATTGGCCTGGCGTGTGCCAGCCTGCTGGCGGAGCGTGGCGCGCGCGTGGCCTTGCTCGACCGCGATCCGGCCGTGGCCGAAGTGGCCGCCAGCCTCGGCGCCAGGCATATCGGCATTGCCATCGACCTGCGCCAGCTCGACCAGGTGCAGAGCAGCATCGACTACGTGTTCGCCCACTTCAAGCGCCTGGACTACCTGGTCAACAGCGCTGGCGTGGTGATGCTGGACAAGGCCATCGACGTCAGCGAAAACGCCTGGGACGTCACCCTGGATATCAACCTCAAGGCCAGCTTTTTCGTGGCCCAGGCCTGCGCCCGGCACATGCTCGCCCAGGGCAGCGGGCGTATCGTCAACCTCGCGTCCCAGGCAGCGGTGATCGGCCTGGATCGGCATGTGGCCTATTGCGCGAGCAAGGCTGCAATTGTCGGCATGACCAAGGTGCTGGCCATGGAATGGGCACCGCACATCAATGTAAATGCCATCTCCCCCACCATCGTCGAAACCGCACTGGGCAAGAAAGCCTGGGCGGGCGAAGTGGGTGAACGGGCCAAATTGCAGATCCCGGCGGGTCGTTTTGCCCAGCCCGATGAGATCGCCGGGCTGGCGTTGTACCTGCTCAGCGATGCCGCCCAGATGATCACCGGCGCCAATATGGTGATCGACGGCGGCTACAGCATTCAGTAA
- a CDS encoding thioredoxin family protein: protein MGMINTVIDSADAYNRALQTQRTVFMLFVSPQCPACSEAKPLFSKVAGHYRRQAALYVLDTSQTPRHPEVTGTPTLLILKNGRLVEKLKGFGPWETQEQTLKKTFDRHTRGVPTKRAKPR from the coding sequence ATGGGGATGATCAACACGGTGATAGATAGCGCGGACGCGTATAACCGGGCTCTACAGACGCAGCGCACAGTGTTTATGCTCTTTGTATCGCCCCAATGCCCGGCGTGCAGCGAGGCCAAGCCACTGTTCAGCAAAGTGGCAGGCCACTATCGTCGCCAGGCAGCCCTTTATGTGCTCGATACCAGCCAGACCCCACGGCATCCCGAGGTTACCGGCACGCCGACGTTGCTGATATTGAAAAACGGCAGGCTAGTGGAAAAACTCAAGGGGTTCGGCCCCTGGGAGACCCAGGAGCAGACCCTGAAGAAAACCTTTGACCGGCACACCCGTGGCGTGCCGACCAAAAGGGCCAAGCCCCGTTAA
- a CDS encoding RidA family protein, producing MSVTRYGAGSTAGGGQPRPFARAVEADGWLYVSGQVPAVDGEIIHGGIVEQTHQTLKNVVAILEEAGYALKDVVRVGVWLQDPRDFWSFNKVFGEYFTPEHAPARACVQANMMVDCKVEIDCVAYKKKG from the coding sequence ATGAGCGTGACTCGTTACGGCGCCGGCAGCACCGCCGGTGGTGGCCAACCCCGCCCATTCGCCCGTGCGGTGGAGGCGGATGGCTGGTTGTATGTGTCGGGCCAGGTGCCGGCGGTGGATGGCGAAATCATCCATGGCGGGATTGTCGAGCAGACTCACCAGACCCTGAAGAATGTCGTCGCGATCCTTGAAGAGGCCGGCTATGCGCTCAAGGACGTGGTCCGGGTCGGTGTCTGGTTGCAAGACCCACGGGATTTCTGGAGTTTCAACAAAGTCTTTGGCGAATACTTCACCCCCGAACACGCCCCGGCACGGGCCTGTGTGCAGGCGAACATGATGGTCGATTGCAAGGTCGAGATCGATTGTGTGGCCTACAAGAAAAAAGGCTGA
- a CDS encoding sugar ABC transporter ATP-binding protein, producing MATPLLLQAEHVAKAYAGIPALRDGHLSLRAGSVHALCGGNGAGKSTFLSILMGITQRDAGSILLNGAPVHFNRPSEALAAGVAMITQELEPIPYMTVAENIWLGREPRRAGCIVDSKALNRRTRELLENLEFDVEATLPMHRLSVAQIQLVEIAKAFSHDCQVMIMDEPTSAIGEREAETLFKAIRRLTARGAGIIYVSHRLSELGQIADDYSIFRDGAFVESGRMADIDRAHLVRGIVGQELTRIDHKVGRQSAAECCLDVQGLSRKGEFQDISLQLRQGEILGIYGLMGSGRSEFLNCIYGLTTPDTGSVTLQGKPMPIGLPKATIRAGMSLVTEDRKESGLVLSSSILSNIALSAYKQLSSWSLINARKENQLAEDMVKRLQIKTTSLDLPVASMSGGNQQKVVLAKCLSTQPVCLLCDEPTRGIDEGAKQEIYHLLDQFVRAGGAAIVVSSEAPELLHLSDRIAVFKGGRLVTISSDTALSQEALLSLAS from the coding sequence ATGGCCACGCCATTACTGCTCCAGGCTGAACATGTCGCCAAGGCCTATGCCGGTATCCCTGCCCTGCGTGATGGCCATCTCTCGCTGCGGGCCGGCAGCGTGCACGCCCTGTGCGGCGGCAACGGTGCCGGCAAATCCACGTTCCTCAGTATCTTGATGGGCATCACCCAGCGTGATGCCGGCAGCATCCTGCTCAATGGTGCCCCCGTGCATTTCAATCGCCCCAGTGAAGCACTGGCGGCGGGGGTCGCGATGATCACCCAGGAGCTGGAGCCGATCCCCTACATGACCGTCGCCGAGAACATCTGGCTGGGCCGCGAACCGCGGCGCGCCGGCTGCATCGTCGACAGCAAGGCACTGAACCGGCGCACCCGCGAGCTGCTGGAAAACCTGGAGTTCGACGTCGAGGCCACCTTGCCCATGCATCGCCTGAGCGTGGCGCAGATTCAGTTGGTGGAGATCGCCAAAGCGTTCAGCCATGACTGCCAGGTGATGATCATGGACGAACCCACCTCCGCCATCGGCGAACGCGAAGCTGAAACCCTGTTCAAGGCTATCCGCCGCCTCACCGCCCGCGGCGCCGGGATCATCTATGTGTCCCATCGCCTCAGCGAGCTGGGACAGATTGCCGACGACTACAGCATCTTTCGCGATGGCGCCTTCGTCGAAAGCGGGCGCATGGCCGATATCGACCGTGCCCACCTGGTGCGCGGCATCGTCGGCCAGGAGCTGACACGCATCGACCACAAGGTCGGCCGGCAAAGCGCCGCCGAGTGCTGCCTGGACGTTCAGGGCCTGAGTCGCAAGGGCGAATTCCAGGACATCAGCCTGCAATTGCGCCAGGGCGAAATCCTCGGCATTTATGGCCTGATGGGCTCGGGACGCAGCGAGTTCCTCAACTGCATCTACGGCCTGACCACCCCGGATACCGGCAGTGTCACCCTGCAAGGCAAACCGATGCCCATCGGCCTGCCCAAGGCGACCATCCGCGCAGGCATGTCCCTGGTCACCGAAGACCGCAAGGAAAGCGGCCTGGTGCTCAGTTCCAGCATCCTGTCGAACATTGCGTTGTCGGCGTACAAGCAACTGTCGAGCTGGTCGCTGATCAACGCGCGCAAGGAAAACCAGTTGGCCGAGGACATGGTCAAGCGCCTGCAGATCAAGACCACCTCCCTGGACCTGCCGGTGGCCTCCATGAGCGGCGGCAACCAACAGAAGGTGGTGCTCGCCAAGTGCCTGTCGACCCAGCCAGTGTGCCTTTTGTGCGATGAACCGACCCGGGGCATCGATGAGGGGGCCAAGCAGGAGATCTATCACTTGCTGGACCAGTTCGTGCGCGCCGGTGGCGCGGCCATCGTGGTGTCGTCGGAGGCTCCGGAACTGCTGCACCTGAGTGACCGTATCGCCGTGTTCAAGGGTGGCCGGCTGGTGACCATCAGCAGCGACACCGCCCTTTCCCAGGAAGCCTTGTTGAGTCTTGCCTCATGA
- a CDS encoding ABC transporter permease — MNAKTLATPLATPTRSRLRLSLDRFGLPLVFILLCVVMAFSSEYFMTWRNWMDILRQTSINGILAVGMTYVILTKGIDLSVGSILAFAGLCSALVATQGYGLLAAVSAGMFAGAMLGMVNGFMVANLSIPPFVATLGMLSIARGMTFILNDGSPVTDLPDAYLALGIGKLGPIGVPVIIFAVVALIFWMVLRYTTYGRYVYAVGGNEKSARTSGIGVRKVTFSVYVVSGLLAGLAGVVLSARTTSALPQAGMSYELDAIAAVVIGGTSLSGGTGTIVGTLFGALLIGVINNGLNLLGVSSYYQQVAKGLIIVLAVLIDVWRKKKR, encoded by the coding sequence ATGAATGCCAAAACCCTTGCCACTCCGCTTGCCACCCCCACGCGCAGCCGCCTGCGGCTTTCCCTCGACCGTTTCGGCCTGCCACTGGTGTTTATCCTGCTGTGCGTGGTCATGGCGTTTTCCAGCGAATACTTCATGACCTGGCGTAACTGGATGGACATCCTGCGCCAGACCTCGATCAACGGCATCCTTGCGGTGGGCATGACCTACGTGATCCTGACCAAGGGCATCGACCTCTCGGTAGGCTCCATCCTCGCCTTCGCCGGCCTGTGCAGCGCCCTGGTCGCAACCCAGGGCTACGGCTTGCTGGCCGCGGTCAGTGCCGGAATGTTTGCCGGTGCGATGCTGGGGATGGTCAACGGCTTCATGGTGGCCAACCTGTCGATCCCGCCCTTTGTCGCGACCCTGGGCATGCTCAGTATCGCCAGGGGCATGACCTTTATCCTCAACGATGGCAGCCCGGTCACTGACCTGCCGGACGCCTACCTGGCCCTGGGCATCGGCAAGCTCGGGCCGATTGGCGTACCGGTCATCATCTTTGCGGTGGTCGCGCTGATTTTCTGGATGGTGCTGCGCTACACCACCTACGGGCGTTACGTGTACGCGGTGGGCGGCAATGAAAAAAGCGCGCGCACGTCGGGGATTGGCGTGCGCAAGGTGACGTTCTCGGTGTACGTGGTTTCCGGTTTGCTCGCCGGCCTGGCAGGTGTGGTGCTGTCTGCGCGCACCACCTCTGCCCTGCCCCAGGCGGGCATGTCCTATGAACTGGATGCGATTGCCGCCGTGGTGATCGGCGGCACCAGCCTCTCCGGTGGCACCGGCACCATCGTCGGCACGCTGTTCGGCGCCCTGTTGATCGGAGTGATCAACAACGGCCTGAACCTGCTCGGCGTGTCTTCCTATTACCAACAGGTCGCCAAGGGCCTGATCATTGTGCTCGCGGTGTTGATTGACGTGTGGCGCAAGAAAAAACGCTAG
- a CDS encoding substrate-binding domain-containing protein: MKFATSFAAVAALTLLASSITLAADGKTYKVGAAVYGLKGQFMQNWVRELKEHPAVKDGTVQLTVFDGNYDALTQNNQIENMVTQRYDAILFVPIDTKAGVGTVKQAMSNDVVVIASNTKVADASVPYVGNDDVEGGRLQAQAMVDKLQGKGNVVIIQGPIGQSAQIDREKGELEVLGKHPGIKIIEKKTANWDRAQALALTEDWLNAHPKGINGVIAQNDDMALGAVQALKSHGLTSKDVPVTSIDGMPDAIQAAKRDEVTTFLQDAQAQSQGALDVALRQLAGKDYTPKSVIWERYAKDVTWGDGTAKNYILPWVPVTNANADALYQQVSGTK, from the coding sequence ATGAAATTCGCTACATCGTTTGCCGCCGTGGCGGCCCTCACCCTGCTGGCCAGCAGCATCACCCTGGCCGCCGATGGCAAGACCTACAAAGTCGGCGCCGCCGTGTATGGCCTCAAGGGCCAGTTCATGCAGAACTGGGTGCGCGAGCTGAAGGAGCATCCGGCGGTCAAGGACGGGACCGTGCAGTTGACCGTCTTCGACGGCAACTATGACGCGCTGACCCAGAACAACCAGATCGAAAACATGGTCACCCAGCGCTACGACGCGATCCTCTTCGTGCCCATCGACACCAAGGCCGGTGTCGGTACGGTGAAGCAGGCGATGTCCAACGATGTGGTGGTCATCGCCTCCAACACCAAGGTCGCCGATGCCAGCGTGCCGTACGTCGGCAACGATGATGTCGAGGGCGGTCGCCTGCAGGCCCAGGCCATGGTCGACAAGCTCCAGGGCAAAGGCAATGTGGTGATCATCCAGGGGCCGATTGGCCAGTCGGCGCAGATCGACCGGGAAAAGGGCGAGCTGGAAGTGCTGGGCAAACACCCAGGCATCAAGATCATCGAGAAAAAGACCGCTAACTGGGACCGCGCCCAAGCCCTGGCCCTGACTGAAGACTGGCTCAACGCCCACCCCAAGGGCATCAACGGTGTGATCGCACAGAACGACGACATGGCCCTCGGCGCCGTGCAGGCCCTCAAATCCCACGGCCTGACGTCCAAGGACGTACCTGTCACCTCCATCGACGGCATGCCCGATGCCATCCAGGCGGCCAAGCGAGACGAAGTCACCACCTTCCTGCAAGACGCCCAGGCCCAGTCCCAAGGGGCACTGGACGTCGCCCTGCGCCAACTGGCGGGCAAGGACTACACGCCCAAGTCGGTGATCTGGGAGCGCTATGCCAAGGACGTGACCTGGGGCGATGGCACCGCCAAGAACTACATCCTGCCCTGGGTGCCGGTAACCAATGCCAATGCGGATGCGCTGTACCAGCAAGTCAGCGGTACTAAATAG
- a CDS encoding IclR family transcriptional regulator, with translation MSEDTTKRRAKGLDRAFEILDFLKEIGQPLRPNDIASGIGSPKSTVYELVASLLERRILEPVGKDGHVYLGRQLYFLGQAHLRHFDLTREADHALQAIVSQTHETAQMCLLNGRKYTVALMREGERHFRISSDIGENAPIPWTASGRLLLGHLSDQQIIELIDHDDFILPDGQRLPLETFLGQIRQATLDGFFSFDSVADTFTHCFAAPVRDAQGIAIATLCIVAPRADAKNNYNDYRRVLIESANTLARRINE, from the coding sequence ATGAGCGAAGACACCACCAAGCGCCGCGCCAAAGGCCTGGACCGGGCGTTCGAGATCCTCGATTTTCTCAAGGAAATCGGCCAGCCCCTGCGCCCCAACGATATTGCCAGTGGCATTGGCAGCCCCAAGTCCACGGTCTATGAGTTGGTCGCGTCGCTCCTGGAGCGGCGGATTCTCGAACCCGTGGGCAAGGACGGTCATGTCTATCTGGGCCGCCAGCTGTACTTCCTCGGCCAGGCTCACCTGCGCCATTTCGACCTGACCCGCGAGGCCGATCACGCCTTGCAGGCGATCGTCAGCCAAACCCACGAGACTGCGCAGATGTGCCTGCTCAACGGGCGCAAGTACACGGTGGCGCTGATGCGCGAGGGCGAGCGGCATTTCCGGATTTCTTCGGATATCGGTGAAAACGCGCCGATCCCCTGGACGGCCTCCGGGCGCCTGCTGCTGGGGCATTTGAGCGATCAGCAGATCATCGAGCTGATCGACCACGACGACTTCATCCTGCCGGACGGTCAGCGCCTGCCCCTGGAGACCTTTCTCGGGCAGATCCGCCAGGCCACCCTCGATGGCTTCTTTTCCTTCGACAGTGTTGCCGACACCTTCACCCACTGCTTTGCCGCCCCGGTGCGCGACGCCCAGGGCATTGCCATTGCGACCCTGTGCATCGTCGCCCCGCGGGCCGATGCCAAGAACAATTACAACGACTACCGCCGGGTGCTGATCGAAAGCGCCAACACCCTGGCCCGTCGCATCAATGAATAG
- the rpiB gene encoding ribose 5-phosphate isomerase B has product MNTPFPVAIGCDEAGFELKELLKRHIEALGYPVTDFGTHSTAPVLYPDIALAVATAINAGQQRLGVLVCGTGIGMAISANKVLGIRAAQAHDTYSAERARKSNDAQILSIGARVVGAELAKSIVTAFLASEFEAARSGAKVERISAIERDGHQ; this is encoded by the coding sequence ATGAACACACCTTTCCCGGTGGCTATCGGATGTGACGAAGCGGGTTTTGAGCTCAAGGAGCTGTTGAAGCGCCATATCGAGGCGCTGGGGTATCCGGTGACTGACTTTGGCACCCATTCCACGGCACCGGTGCTCTATCCGGATATCGCGCTGGCGGTGGCGACGGCCATCAACGCCGGGCAACAGCGCCTGGGGGTGCTGGTGTGTGGCACGGGTATCGGCATGGCCATCTCGGCCAATAAAGTCTTGGGAATTCGTGCGGCCCAGGCCCACGACACCTATTCGGCGGAGCGGGCGCGCAAGAGCAACGATGCGCAGATCCTGTCCATCGGTGCGCGGGTGGTGGGGGCGGAGCTGGCCAAGAGCATCGTCACTGCGTTTCTGGCTTCGGAGTTCGAGGCGGCGCGGTCCGGGGCCAAGGTGGAGCGCATCAGTGCCATTGAGCGTGATGGGCATCAGTAG
- a CDS encoding TerC family protein: protein MEWLADPTAWLGLLTLIVLELVLGIDNLVFIAILADKLPPEQRDRARLIGLSLALIMRLGLLASISWLVTLTQPLFEVFDKSFSGRDLIMLFGGVFLLFKATMELHERLEGHVTERTGNAAYAMFWPIVAQIVVLDAVFSLDAVITAVGMVDELAVMMIAVIVSIGVMIVASKPLTRFVNAHPTVIMLCLGFLMMIGFALTAEGLGFHIPKGYLYAAIGFSILIEVFNQIARARRKKSAQGLRPIRERTAHAVMRLLGGRSLAAEEVGDDVADLLGDPQDPQGPLFDRRERVMISGVLQLAERPIRTLMTPRANVDYIDLADDPETIRLKLMHSSYSRLPLIRNGAVDEPLGFVHKKELLKEYLAGNEPNLEHLARRAINLLDSFSILNALEQMRQESTHIAFVINEFGDFMGVLSMTDILESIAGELPDASEVEGPDIVEEQGGYRANGALNLNLIRQRTGFKAVATEDYQTLAGLVMSLLDRLPMVGDSLEHAGWQLTVAAVEERRVTQVLLTPVAVG from the coding sequence ATGGAATGGTTAGCGGATCCAACGGCCTGGCTCGGCCTGTTGACCTTGATTGTGTTGGAACTGGTGCTGGGTATCGACAACCTGGTGTTTATCGCGATCCTGGCAGACAAGTTGCCGCCGGAGCAGCGTGACCGTGCGCGGTTGATTGGCCTGTCCCTGGCACTGATCATGCGCCTGGGCCTGCTGGCGAGTATTTCCTGGTTGGTGACCTTGACCCAGCCGCTGTTCGAGGTGTTCGACAAGAGCTTCTCCGGGCGCGACCTGATCATGCTGTTTGGTGGTGTGTTCCTGTTGTTCAAGGCCACCATGGAGTTGCATGAGCGCCTCGAAGGGCATGTCACCGAGCGCACCGGCAATGCGGCCTACGCGATGTTCTGGCCGATCGTGGCGCAGATCGTGGTGCTGGACGCGGTGTTCTCCCTCGATGCGGTGATTACTGCGGTCGGCATGGTGGATGAGCTGGCGGTGATGATGATCGCGGTGATCGTGTCTATCGGCGTGATGATCGTGGCCAGCAAGCCACTGACCCGCTTTGTCAATGCGCACCCGACAGTGATCATGCTGTGCCTGGGCTTCTTGATGATGATCGGTTTCGCCCTGACCGCCGAAGGCCTGGGCTTCCATATTCCGAAAGGCTACCTGTACGCGGCCATTGGTTTCTCGATCCTGATCGAAGTGTTCAACCAGATCGCCCGGGCCCGCCGCAAGAAATCGGCGCAAGGCCTGCGACCGATCCGCGAGCGCACCGCCCATGCGGTCATGCGCCTGTTGGGGGGGCGTAGCCTGGCGGCCGAGGAAGTAGGTGACGACGTTGCCGACCTGCTGGGTGACCCGCAGGACCCTCAAGGCCCGCTGTTCGACCGCCGTGAGCGCGTCATGATCAGCGGCGTGTTGCAACTGGCCGAGCGGCCGATCCGCACCTTGATGACCCCGCGGGCGAATGTCGACTACATCGACTTGGCCGACGACCCGGAGACGATTCGCCTGAAGCTGATGCACTCTTCCTACTCGCGTTTGCCGCTGATCCGGAATGGCGCGGTGGATGAGCCCCTGGGCTTTGTGCACAAGAAGGAGTTGCTCAAGGAGTACCTGGCCGGCAATGAACCGAACCTGGAGCACCTGGCACGACGGGCAATCAACCTGCTCGACAGCTTCTCGATCCTCAACGCCCTGGAACAGATGCGCCAGGAGTCGACGCACATTGCCTTCGTGATCAACGAATTCGGCGACTTCATGGGGGTGTTGAGCATGACCGACATCCTTGAGTCCATCGCCGGTGAGTTGCCGGACGCCAGTGAGGTGGAGGGCCCGGATATCGTCGAAGAGCAGGGCGGTTACCGCGCCAATGGTGCGTTGAACCTGAACCTGATTCGTCAGCGCACCGGGTTCAAGGCAGTAGCCACCGAGGATTACCAGACCCTTGCCGGCCTGGTCATGAGCCTGCTGGACCGCTTGCCGATGGTGGGCGACAGCCTGGAGCATGCAGGTTGGCAACTGACCGTCGCAGCGGTGGAGGAGCGGCGGGTGACGCAGGTGCTGTTGACCCCGGTTGCGGTGGGTTAA
- a CDS encoding MDR/zinc-dependent alcohol dehydrogenase-like family protein: MSTATERTAEQLHPVIPKTMQAVVCHGPEDYRLETVDVPTPGPDEILTKVELCGICMGDIKTYRGAPSFWGDAEQPRYVKPPMIPGHEFVCRVVALGPGAEKRGVKVGDRVISEQIVPCWGCRFCNHGQYWMCQKHDLYGFQNNVQGAMAQYMIFTKEGIIHQVPDSIAPDEAILIEPLACSLHAAERANVDFDDVVVVAGAGTLGLGIIGAVRMRNPKRLIVLDMKPERAELALRMGADEVWNPAEVDVLAKIREITDGYGCDIYIEATGHHKAVNQGLAMLRKLGRFVEFSVFNDEATVDWSIIGDRKELDVLGSHLGPYMYPRAIDFIGKRKIDMRDVVTHKFALADFKEAFAVMERGDKSLKVVLEP; the protein is encoded by the coding sequence ATGTCCACCGCTACCGAACGTACCGCCGAACAACTCCACCCGGTGATCCCCAAGACCATGCAGGCCGTGGTCTGCCATGGCCCGGAAGACTATCGCCTGGAAACCGTCGACGTGCCGACACCCGGCCCCGACGAGATCCTGACCAAGGTCGAGCTGTGCGGTATCTGCATGGGCGATATCAAGACCTATCGCGGCGCGCCGTCGTTCTGGGGCGATGCCGAGCAACCGCGCTACGTCAAGCCGCCAATGATTCCCGGGCATGAGTTTGTCTGTCGTGTGGTCGCCCTGGGCCCTGGCGCCGAAAAACGCGGCGTGAAGGTTGGCGACCGGGTGATTTCCGAGCAGATCGTGCCGTGCTGGGGTTGCCGCTTCTGCAACCACGGCCAGTACTGGATGTGCCAGAAACACGACCTCTACGGTTTCCAGAACAACGTCCAGGGCGCCATGGCCCAGTACATGATTTTCACCAAGGAAGGCATCATCCACCAGGTGCCGGACTCCATCGCGCCGGACGAGGCGATCCTGATCGAACCCCTGGCCTGCTCGCTGCACGCGGCGGAACGGGCCAATGTGGATTTCGACGACGTGGTGGTGGTGGCCGGCGCCGGCACCCTGGGCCTGGGGATCATTGGCGCAGTGCGCATGCGCAACCCCAAGCGCCTGATCGTGCTCGACATGAAGCCCGAACGCGCCGAACTGGCCCTGCGCATGGGTGCCGATGAGGTCTGGAACCCGGCCGAGGTCGATGTGCTGGCGAAAATCCGCGAAATCACCGACGGTTATGGCTGTGATATCTACATCGAAGCCACCGGGCACCACAAGGCGGTGAACCAGGGCCTGGCGATGCTGCGCAAGCTGGGGCGCTTCGTCGAATTCAGCGTATTCAACGACGAGGCCACGGTAGATTGGTCGATCATTGGCGACCGCAAGGAACTGGACGTACTTGGCTCACACCTGGGCCCGTACATGTACCCGCGGGCCATCGACTTTATCGGCAAGCGCAAGATCGACATGCGCGATGTGGTGACCCACAAGTTTGCGCTCGCGGATTTCAAGGAAGCGTTTGCGGTGATGGAGCGTGGGGACAAGTCCCTGAAGGTCGTACTCGAACCCTGA